The Papaver somniferum cultivar HN1 chromosome 3, ASM357369v1, whole genome shotgun sequence genome includes a region encoding these proteins:
- the LOC113360243 gene encoding glutamic acid-rich protein-like, which produces MKTRSQTRVEDEEAVSAEEILWRFTNPQTPYDVVQIEKYVRDERQKRDNHPQVPGDEPDQQNEEEAVLGDDLLSAGEENIEDDIVVEEPDNGNQENAVLGVANEPKQENEDVDDLSQPRNEEEDHGAPSEVDEEDKDADDLLESRNSEEPDVVSAHGDEENKDGDGLLEPRNAEEQDGSW; this is translated from the coding sequence ATGAAGACAAGATCACAGACACGcgttgaagatgaagaagcagTATCAGCAGAAGAAATTTTATGGAGATTCACTAATCCACAGACTCCATACGATGTAGTACAAATAGAAAAGTATGTACGAGATGAAAGACAAAAGAGGGATAATCATCCTCAAGTTCCTGGTGATGAACCagaccaacaaaatgaagaagaagctgttcttggtgatgatcttttgAGTGCTGGGGAAGAAAACATAGAAGAtgatattgttgttgaagaaccaGATAATGGAAACCAAGAAAATGCTGTTCTTGGTGTTGCTAACGAACCAAAACAAGAGAATGAAGATGTAGATGATCTTAGTCAACCaagaaacgaagaagaagatcATGGCGCTCCCTctgaagttgatgaagaagataaagatgcAGATGATCTTCTTGAATCAAGAAATTCAGAAGAACCGGATGTAGTTTCAGCTCATGGTGATGAAGAAAATAAAGATGGCGATGGTCTTCTTGAACCAAGAAATGCAGAAGAACAAGACGGCTCATGGTGA